GAGGCCGGCCCCGCCCGCATCCATTGCTACTTCCAGGTCCTGCGCCGCTCGAGCTCGGCTTGCGAAGGCTCCTGCTGGGCAAACGATCCTGTGCGGATTTCGCCCGCGCGCTCATAGGTCGCCATGATGACGCCGGTGGTCGTAGCCTGCGATTTGACGAGCTTGAAGGCGGCCGGCATCGCGTTGTCGCCAAACAGCCGCTTGCCCTTGCCCAGCAGCAACGGGAAGATCATCAGCCGGATCTCGTCGATCAGCCCGTTGGCGAGCAAGGTCTGGATCAGATCGCCGGAGCCCTGGATGAGCAGGTCGGGCCCGTCTTCCTGCTTGATCTCCTTAACGCTGGCAACGATATCGGGCCCGAGCGACTGGGTGTTCTCCCAAGTCAGAGAATCGGGCCGATGCGTCGCCACATATTTGGTCGTCGGGTTGAAAACATCCGCGATCGAATCTTTCTGATACGGCCAGTAGGCGGCGAAGATGTCGTAGGTTCTGCGGCCGAGCAGCAGGTCGAAGGGTTTGGAGAACAGTTCCTCCATTGCCGTGCCCGCGACCTCGTCGAAGTAGTGGAACGTCCAGCCGCCGAATTCGAAGCCGCCGACCGGGTCCTCTTCCGGTCCGCCCGGCGCCTGCATGATACCGTCGAGGCTGACGAAGGTGGCGGCGATGATCTTGCGCATAGTCTTTCTCCTTTTGGCTGGTCCGCGCCCGTCACGGCGGGATTTCGAGCTAAGGACGAACGGCAAGGCCGCTTTCCGACACGGCCCCGCGAATTTCTACCGCGCGTTGTCAGCGCGAATGGTGCGTGACGAGAACCAGACATCGCCGAAAACGGCGGTGGCGGTGCGGTCGGGCGCCTTGTCTTCCCTAACCCAGATCGAGCGGGTGCGCGCGGCGCGCTCGCGGGTCGGTATTTTCGCGCCTGGCTCGACGGCGGAGGCGCCGACGCAAGGAATGAACCAGGAGCCCATGAAGGGCCGGCACGCGAAGCCATTTTCCAGGCGGGTTATGAGGACCGCGAGGCCGACGGTTTCGGACGGGCGCCAGGGGAAGATCATGCGGCCGCCAGGCTTCAGCGCTCCCAACCATGCGGCGGGCGGGGCGACGACGCCGGCATTGACATAGATGATGTCGGATAGCGGCAGCGGATTGGCGACGGCGTCGGCCTGGACGATTTCGACATTGTCGTAAGCCGCAAGGTTCGCGTTGGCGCGCGCGGCAAGATCGGCCTCGATCTCGAAGGCGGTGACGCTGCCGCCCGGCTCGACCAGCTTAGACAGCAGCGCCGTATAATATCCGGTGCCGGCGCCGATATGGGTGACGGCCTCGCCAGGCTTCGGCTCGACCTTGCCGAGCCACATGGCATGCAGCAGCGGCTCGCCATTGTTAATGCCCTTGTCGGCATCGAGCACGACGAGCACGTTCTGATAGATATAGCTTGGGTCGGCGCTCGGCGTCTCGAACCGGCCTTCTCCGGCAAAGACGGTCCACGGTCCCGGGCCGAGAAAGGCCTCGCGCGGCACCGAGGCGAACACCTCCTCGATGCGCGGATCGGCCGAGCGGGCCTGCGCGGCCATTAGCCTGGCGTAGAATCTGCGAGCTTCGTCCGGTTTGACCATAGCGCCAAGATAGCGCGTCCGGCTGGAATGTCGCGATCAGCCGGCGAAGGTATCGTAGAGCAGCTTGAAGTTGAGAACGAGGATGACGGCCGCCACCACCCAGGCCAGCGCCGCAAGGCCGCGCGGTATGGCGAAACTGCCCATCTTCTTCCTGTCCGACACGAACTGCACCAGCGGGATGACCGCGAAGGGCAGTTGCATCGAGAGCACCACCTGGCTGAAGACCAGCAACTCGGCCGTGCCCTTTTCGCCATAGAGCGCGGTGACGACAACGACGGGGACGATGGCGATGCCGCGCGTCAACAGGCGCCGCGCCCATTGCGGAATGCGCAAGCGCAGAAAACCTTCCATCACGATCTGGCCGGCAAGTGTCGCGGTGACCGTCGAGTTGAGGCCGGAGGCGAGCAGCGCGACGGCGAACAGGATCGAGGCGATGCTGAGGCCCAGCAGCGGCGACAGCAGCTCGAAGGCCTGGCCGATCTCGGCAACGTCCTGATGCCCGGTGTTGTGGAAGGCGACTGCCGCGACGATCAGGATCGAAGCGTTGACGAACAGCGCCAGGATCAGCGCGATGGTCGAATCCGTCGTCGCCCATTTGATGGCGTCACGCTTGCCGGTCTCGGTGCGCTCATAGGCGCGGGTCTGCACGATCGAGGAATGCAGATAGAGGTTATGTGGCATGACCGTGGCGCCGATGATGCCGATGGCGATGTAGAGCATCGCCGGATTGGTGACGATCTCAGACGACGGCACGAACATCGAATGCAGGATCGTGCCGGCCGGCGGTGCGGCGACGAAGATCTGGATGGCAAAGCAGCCGAAGATGATGATCAGCAGCGCGACGACGAAGGCCTCGAGATAGCGGAAGCCCCTGTTCATCAGCAGCAGCACCAGAAAGGCGTCGAGCGCGGTGAGGATGGCGCCGCCGATCAACGGAATTCCGAACAGAAGCTGCAGCGCGATCGCCGTGCCGATGACCTCGGCGAGGTCGCAGGCGATGATCGCCAGCTCGCAGGCGATCCAGAGCATCAGATTGACGGGGCGCGGATAATAGGCGCGGCAAGCCTGGGCGAGGTCGCGGCCGGCGGCGATGCCGAGGCGCGCGGCCAGCGCCTGCAGCAGGATCGCCATCAGGTTCGACAGCATTATGACGAAAAGCAGCGTGTACCCGAACTGGGCGCCACCGGCGAGGTCCGTCGCCCAGTTGCCCGGGTCCATATAGCCGACCGAAACCATGTAGCCAGGACCCATGAAAGCGAACAGGCGGCGGAACCAGACGCCGGTCCGCGGCACCGCGATCGAGGCGTTCACCTCGCGCAGGCTGGGCTGCTCGTCGTCCGGCCTGTCGAATCGCCATGCGGGTCGGGCTACGGTTACTGCATCGGCATCGGACATGGGATTTCCGCTAGAATTATCGAACGTGCCTCCTATCTATGCCACAGCTCAACATTATGCAATATGCTATATTTCATTGATCATGCTTTCGTGATCGCGGGAGCAAGTTCCAGGGCGGGCGGCGGAAACGCCGGTTGCGCCCGCGCGGGAATGCAAATAAACGGCCGGGCCATCAGGGGTTTCGTGCTATGGATGCGATCCCGATTCAGGAGGAGCGCATATTGGCGCTTAGGAACAAACCAGTTCGACGCGAGGAGCCGCTTCCCGATGCCGAAATCCATTCGGAAGGATTCCGGCAGCAGCGCCAGGCGCGCCGCAGCGCGCTGGTCGAAGACTATGTCGAGCTGATCGCCGATCTGATCGAGGATGGCAACGAGGCGCGGCAGGTGGATATCGCGGCAAGGCTCGGCGTCGCGCAGCCGACGGTTGCCAAGATGCTGACCAGGCTCTGCGCCGACGGGCTGGTCTCGCGAAAGCCCTATCGCGGCGTGTTCCTGACCGAGACCGGCCGCAAGGTCGCGGAGGAAAGCCGCATCCGCCACCAGACGGTGGAAGCCTTCCTGCGCTCGCTGGGCGTCAGCGCTGAGACGGCGCGCATCGACGCCGAAGGCATCGAGCACCATGTCAGCGCCGAAACGCTGGATGCTTTCCGCCGAGCGATGACTCACCGCCAGGCTTAGCTCCCCGGTTCCCATCGCGCGTGTTGACGCGGAACCTACGCACCCCGGCCGCATTACCTCCCACATCGCGCGATTATCGCGCTTAGGGAGGAAGCAATGGGCATCGAACAGGCACCGACCGCCAAGGGAGAGCAGGCAGCCAGGGGATTGCGGCAGGCGGCCGCCGGCGACGAAGGCAAGACCGAGGCAGAGACCGGCCATCCGCTGAAGAAGGGCGCGGCGCGTTTCGAGGAACGGTCGAAAAGCTCGGACGGCAAAAGCGCCGGCGCCAAGCAGAAAAGCTGAGTTTTTCAGCCGGTTTATCGGGAGTGGAAATAACCGGCCGATCGGAGTTTCCTCCGGCCCGCGCATTTTTTGGGCGCGAAAAATTCTGTGACTTGGGCTGGCCGTTGCGATAGTTGTCAGCACGGGGCGGTCGCCGGCCAGCCCCTCCAGGACATTCGCATTGCGAGGAGTTGCCATGCTTTGGAGAGGCCGTCGTCAGAGCGACAACATCGAGGACGAGCGCAGCGACAGCGGCGGTGGCGGCGGATTGGGTGGCGGCGGTCAGTTCCGTGTCCCTATCGGCGGCCGCACCGGGGGTGGCGGCAGCATCCTCCTGGTCATCCTGGTTGTGCTGGCGGGATGGTATTTCGGCTTCGACCCGTCGCAGATCCTGGGTGGCGGCGACGGCGGCTTGCTGCCGGGGGGCGGCGGCCAGATCACCGAGACACAGGACAATGGCAACGCGCCCGCCAATGACGAGATGAAGCAGTTCGTCGCGACCGTGCTTGCCGATACCGAGGACACCTGGACCGGCATTTTCAAATCCCAGGGGTTGACCTACGAGGACCCCAGGCTGGTGCTGTTCAGCGGCCAGGTTCGCTCGGCTTGCGGCTTCGCCTCGGCGGCGGCCGGGCCGTTCTACTGCCCTGGCGATCGCAAGGTCTATCTGGACATGACCTTCTTCCAGCAGCTCGACCAGCAGTTCGGCGCTTCTGGCGAGTTCGCGCGCGCCTATGTGGTGGCGCACGAGATCGGTCATCACGTGCAGAACCTCACCGGCATCATGGGCAAGTTCAACCAGATGCGGCAGGGCATGAGCGAGGCCGACGCCAATCAGTTGTCGGTGCGCATCGAGCTTCAGGCCGATTGCTTCGCCGGTGTCTGGGCGCATTTCACCCAGCAGAAGGGCATTTTGGAGCAGGGCGACATCGAAAGCGCGTTGAACGCGGCCAAGCAGATCGGCGACGACACGCTGCAGAAAAAGATGCAGGGCTATGTCGTGCCGGAAAGCTTCAACCATGGCACTTCGCAGCAGCGGCAGACCTGGCTGGCGCGGGGCTTCAAGAGCGGCAAGCTGTCCGACTGCAACACGATGAGCGGTCCGATCTGAGGCGGCGTTTCCCCCTCTTTTCGAGTGACGATCCGTGATCGGCGCCCGCTGGCAAGTGGTGTCAGCATAAGGCATTTGCGTTCGTTCGCGGATTGTTCCGGCCGCTGACCTCGCCTATAAGGTCCGTCCCGCCCGTGCCCCAGGGCGGATGAGGAGCTTGTCACCATGATCGACCCGAAAACCGCCAAGCGGGGCCTTGCGCTCGTTTTCACGACGCTTTTGCTCGACATCATCGGCTTCGGCATCATCATGCCGGTGCTGCCGGCCTATCTGGAGGAACTGAGCGGCGTCAGCGTCAGCGAGGCCGCCATCGAGGGCGGCTGGCTGTTTTTCGTCTATGCGGCGATGCAGTTCTTCTTCGCGCCGATCATCGGCGGCCTGAGCGACCGTTTCGGGCGACGGCCGGTCCTGCTTGCCTCGGTGCTGACCTTCTCGATCGACAATCTGATCTGCGCCATCGCCTGGTCCTATCCGATGCTGTTCATCGGCCGCGTGCTCGCCGGCATTTCCGGCGCCAGCTACTCGACGACATCGGCCTTCATCGCCGACATCTCGAATGATGAGAACCGGGCTAAGAATTTCGGCCTGCTCGGCATCGCCTTCGGCGTCGGCTTCGTCATCGGCCCGGTGCTGGGCGGGGTGCTCGGCACGTTCGGGCCGCGTGTGCCGTTCTATTTCGCGGCAGCGCTTGCCTTCGTGAATTTCCTGATCGCGATGGTATTTCTGCCCGAGACGCTGGACGAAAAACACCGCCGGCCCTTCGAGTGGAAGCGCGCCAATCCGGTCGGCACGCTGTTGCAGATGCGCAATTATCCGGGCATCGGCTGGATCGGGCTGGTGTTCTTCCTGATGACGCTCGGCCATATGATGTATCCGGCGGTCTGGGCGTTCGTCTCCAACTACCGCTATGGCTGGAACCAGCAGCAGATCGGCTTCTCGCTCGGCGCCTTCGGCCTGTGCGGCGCGATCATCATGGCGACGGTGCTGCCGCGGATCATTCCGAAACTCGGCGAGTGGAAGACGGCGGCGATCGGGCTGACCATCACTGCGCTCGGCGCCTTCGGCTACGCCTTCGCGACGCAAGGCTGGATGGTCTATGCGGTGATCGTGGCCGGCTGCCTGGAGGCGCTGGCCGATCCGCCGCTGAGGAGCCTCGCCGCCGCCAAGGTGCCGCCGTCGGCGCAAGGCGAATTGCAGGGCGCGATGACCTCGATCTTCTCGATCACCTCGATCATCACACCGTTGCTCTACACGGCGATCTTTTCCTGGTTCACGAGCCCGACCGCGCCGGTCGTGTTCGGCGGCGCGCCCTATGTGCTCGGCGCGATTTTCCTGACGCTGGCGGTCATCGTCTTCGTGACGAAAGTGGCCAGGCCGACGCCGAAGGAAGTCGAGCGCATGCACACCCAGGAGGCCGTGACGAACACTGTCTAGGCGGCGTTGAGCTAGGCGCGCTCTGCCAGCGCTTCCTCGCCGCGCCGCTCGCGGATCAGGTTGACGAAGCGGCGGAAGAGGTAATGCGAATCCTGCGGGCCGGGCGAGGCCTCGGGATGATGCTGGACCGAGAAGACCGGCCGGCCCGTCAGCGCGATGCCGCAGTTCGAACCGTCGAAGAGCGAGACATGGGTTTCCTCGACGCCTTCGGGCAGCGAGTCGGCGTCGACGGCGAAACCGTGGTTCATCGAGACGATCTCGACTTTGCCGGTGGTGTGGTCCTTGACCGGATGGTTGGCGCCGTGGTGGCCCTGATGCATCTTCTCGGTCTTGCCGCCGAGCGCCAGCGCCAGCATCTGATGGCCGAGGCAGATGCCGAACACCGGAATGTCGGTCTTCAAGAGGTTCTGGATCACCGGCACGGCATATTCGCCGGTCGCTTCCGGGTCGCCGGGGCCATTGGACAGGAAGATGCCGTCCGGCTGCATTGCGAGGATCTCCTCCGCAACGGTCTTGGCCGGCACGACGGTGACCTTGGCGCCCAGGCCCGCAAGCAGGCGCAGGATGTTGCGCTTGACGCCGTAGTCGATGGCCACGACATGCATCGACGGCGCGTCCTGCTCGCCATAGCCTTCGTTCCACACCCAGGGCGTCTCGCGCCAGACCGAGGACTGGCCCGATGTGACCTCCTTGGCGAGATCGAGGCCGATCAGGCCCGACCAGGCAGCCGCCTGCCGCTTCAGGTCCTCGATGTCGAAAACACCGTCGGGCGCATGCGCGATAACGGCATTGGGCATGCCCTTCTCGCGGATCAACACGGTCAGCGCGCGGGTGTCGATGCCGGACAGCGCGACGATGCCGCGCCGCTTCAGCCACTGGTCGAGATGGCTGGCCGCGCGATAGTTGGACGGATCGGTGACATTGGCCTTGAAGATGGCGCCGACAGCGCCGGCGCGGGCCGCCGGATGCAAGTCCTCGATGTCCTCGTCATTGGTGCCGACATTGCCGATATGCGGGAAGGTGAAGGTGACGATCTGGCCAGCGTAGGACGGATCGGTGAGGATCTCCTCGTAGCCGGTCAGCGCCGTGTTGAAGCACACCTCGGCGACGGCCGATCCGGTGGCGCCGAGACCGCGGCCCTCGATCACCGTGCCGTCGGCGAGCACCAGAAGGGCGGTCGGCTTTTCGGTGGCCCAGGGGGCGGTGGTCGTGGCCATGGCGGCACTCCTGTCAGGCGCTGCGACTGGTCAACGGGACCACTCGCGCAGCAAAGCGCGCGAAGCAGGATTTCCCAGCCTCCGCGCGTCAACTCATTGTCTCATGCAGGACCGAGTACATAGGCGAAGGCACCCGAACGGTCAATGCGGACACCGCCAGCCAGCTCTGATTTCCATTCGTCCAGCAATATCAGCGGCTTGTCGGAATTTGCGTTGCCCGTTCGGCGAAGCTATTGTCCGCCGAATTCGAAGGAGAACCACAATGCGCGAGAAAATCGCCGATTCCATGAAGAGCGCGATGAAGGCGCAGGACAAGCACCGCCTGCCGACGCTGCGGCTGATCCAGGCCGCCATCCACGACCGCGACATCGCCAATCGCGGCGCCGGCAAGCCGCCGGCTAGCGAGGAGGAGATCCTGCAGATCCTCGCCAAGATGGTGAAGCAGCGCGAGGAATCGGCCAAGGCGTTCGAGGACGGCAAGCGGCCGGAACTGGCGGCGCAGGAGCGCGGCGAGATGGAGATCATCCGCGAATTCCTGCCGACGCAGCTCGACGAGGCGGCGATCACGGCCGCGGCGCGCGAGGTGATCGCGGCGACCGGCGCCGCCAGCCAGAAGGACATGGGCAAGGTAATCGGCGCGCTGAAGCAGAAATATGCCGGCCAGATGGACTTCGCCAAGGCGAGCGCCATCATCAAGGGACTGCTGCAGTAGGGGCGGCTGCCGAGCGTTTCGCCGTTTCAGGGAACCGGCTAACCGCTATCCCCTTGTTTTTTTCGCAATTTCGGACGGAAAACCGTTACACACTTTTCCTGGAATTGCTTCAGTCCTGGCAGATCGGCACCGGCTGCGGCGGGGGCGCCGGATGGTCCTTCTTGTATTGCGCGATGATTGGCTCCAGCGTCTTCTTCGGCCAGAATTTCGGGGTGCCGATCTCCTTCAGGCAGGAGGCGTTCCAATAGACACCCGCTGCCGAGAGCGCCTGGCCGCCGGCCTTGGCGCGCGCAACGGCGGCGATGTCGCGCGATTCCGGATAGATGTAGAGCGTCGTCGGGCTGTTCTTCACCAGGGGGATGATCTGCTCGGCATCGGCTGGCGACCAGCTGGTGCAGCCATTGCTGCGGCCGCCGGCGTAATTCACCAGCTTGCCGTAGGGCACAAAGCCGTCACGGTTGGCGTAAGAGCTTTGCGGGTTCTTGCGCATGCACAAGCCCTTCAGGATGGCCGCCGGATGCCCCCCGATGACACGCTGCCTGGCGTTCGCCGCTTCCCCTTCGCCGTCGAACTGGATGAAGCTGCGCATGAAAACCGCGTTCTGCGCGCCGACGCGATAGTATCCCTTGAAGGACGTCTTGGTTTCGGCGGTCATATAGGCGCCGCCGGCCGTCAACTCGGAATCCATCGCATTGCCGAAATTCTTCGCGCAGCGCCTGCCGTTGGAGAAATCGGCGACGCCTTTCAGGTTGCGGCCGCCGCCATGGCCCGAGGAAACCGCGCGGAAGAGCTGCTTGGCTTCGCAGATGATGTAGTAGCGCTGGCCGAGCACGCTGTTGCCGAGGTCGCCGGGACGCGTGGCATCCATGGCGAAGTAGCAGGGGTTATTGACCGAGCCGTCGCTGACTTTCTTCTGGTAGAGCGCGCGTGCCCGCTCCAGCACGACTTCAGAGATCTGGCCGTCGCCATCGCCGACATGGCGCTGCAACCAGTCGGGAATGGTCGACGGTCGCAAGGCGGCAAATGAGCTGACCGATGCCGTCAGAGCGGCCAGGATTGCGACAAGGCAAAAGATAGCCGCGCCAAGCGGAACAGATCTCAACCGCACCGTTTTGCCCCTCCTGTCGAAACGTCTCGTACCTGTGAATCACCCGGACCAATCATAGAAGGTCCCCACGCATCGGCGAAACACTTCTAGTTTAGCGACGCCTTTTGGAGGTCGGATTTCCGGCCTGCTTCGATTGCGCTATGATCTGATTCCGGCGCGCCCACGCCTCCTCCCTCCATCGGGAAGCATCGTTCATGCAGGGCAGTCCATCACCAACCAACTGTTCGAGCGCCAGGCATAAGGAGGGGTTGCCAAGACTGCTCGCGGCAGGAGGTTTTTCGATGCGGCTTTCCGCACCCGTCTATCATCTGAAACGCCAGGCGAGGCTCTTGTCTCGCCGGGAAAATGTCCCCCTTCACGAGGCGCTCGACCGCGTTGCCGCCAAGGAAGGCTTTTGTAGCTGGAGCCTGCTTGCGGCAAAAGCCGCCGAAGCCGAGCCTGGCGACAGGCTGCTGGAGCGGCTTATGCCCGGCGACATGGTCCTCGTGGCGGCACGGCCGGGGCAGGGCAAGACGCTGATGAGCCTCGAGCTCGCCGTGGCGGCCATGAAGCGGGGCAGTCGCGCCGTATTCTTTACCCTGGAATATATGCATGCCGACATTCTCGACCGGTTCCGGGACATCGGCGCCGACCCTGCGGATTTCGACCATCTGTTCGAGTTCGACAATTCCGACGCCATCAGCGCCGCTTACATCATCGAGGCGTTGCGGTCGGCGCCGCCCGGCACGCTGGCGGTGATCGACTATCTGCAGCTGCTCGACCAGAAGCGGGACAATCCCGAACTCATGGTGCAGATACGCGCGCTCAGGTCGTTCGCCCGGGAACGTGAACTGGTGTTGGTGTTCATCTCGCAGATCGACAGATCATACGATCCCGCCAGGAGGCCGTTTCCGGATATAGGCGATATCCGGCTGCCGAACCCGCTTGACCTGTCGCTGTTCGACAAGGCCTGTTTCCTGAACAAAGGCGAAATCCGGTTCCGGGCGACTTGAGAGCGATCCGCGTGGGGGGTCATGGCGGTCTCGACCTCGACCTTGATTTCGACAGGTCCGGGGCCGCGAGACGAAACCTTGATCGAAACCGAGTCAAGGTCACTCGCCGGGCCTGGCCAGCCTTCCTTCTTCCGCCTTGTGGTAGAACTGGCTTGCCACGAGCCAGCCTTTGAGCGGCCTGAGCGGCGGGATGCAGGTCGCGAGAACGATCGGGATCGAAACGAAGGCGTGGAACCACATGGAGGGCTCGAAAGTCACCTGCGCCCAGACGGCGAACAGCACCGAGGGCACACAGGCAAAGCAGATGACGAAAAAGGCCGGGCCGTCGGCGGGATCAGCAAAGGAATAGTCGAGCCCGCAGACCTCGCATTTCGGCGCCAGTTTCAGGAATCCGTCGAACAGGTGGCCCTCTCCGCAACGCGGGCAGCGGCCGCGGATTCCCACCTGCCAAGGTGCCAGGGGTGGATAATGCGCAAGGTCTTGCATGATGGTTTCTCCGGTCGATGTCGCGTGAGGCTGGACGGGCCTTGAGATCGTTGATGCATACATATATCATTCTTGTATGCAGACAATGCGACAAGATGTATGGATTGCGAATAAGTGACTCGAGAAAATGACATGGGCTGGCTTCCGGTTCTGGAGGCGGGACCGCGACCGGTCTATCTGAAGATCGTCGACGCGCTCGCGGATGCCCGCTCGGGCGGCCGCTTGCAGCCAGGCGACAGGTTGCCGCCGCAAAGGGAACTCGCCCGGCTGCTCGGGGTCGATCTCACGACCGTGACGCGGGCGTTTTCCGAAGCCCGTCGCAGGAACCTGATCGACGCGACGGCGGGCCGGGGCACCTTCGTCACGCCGGGCGAGCCGGAAGAACCTGTCCTCGATCTCAGCATGAACATCCCGCCGGCGCCGGCCGGCCTCAACCTGCCGGCACTGATCCGGACGGGCATCGAGGCATTGCTCAAGCGCTCCAGCGCGGAAGCGCTGCTTTCCTATCATCCCGGCCCAGGCTCGCCCGCGGAGCGCGCCGCCGGCTCGTCCTGGCTCGCCGCGGCGGGAGACAGGCTGCCGGTCGACAGGGTCGTTGTCGGCTCGGGCGCGCAGGCGCTGCTCACGGCCGTCGTGCTGGCAGAGACGCGCGAGGGCGACACGATCCTTGCCGACGCGCTGACCTATCCCGGGCTGATTGCGCTGGCCGGGACCACGCGGCGCAAGCTCGCCGCTGTCCTAAACGACAGTGACGGCATGCTGCCGGACGATCTAGAAGAGGCGGTGCGGCGGCACGGCGCCCGCGCTCTCTACCTCAACCCGACGCTGCAAAATCCAACCGCATCTGTCATGCCCGAAAGCAGGCGGCGCGAACTCGCCCGCATGGCCGACAAGCTCGGGCTGACCATCGTCGAGGACGATCCCTACAGAAGGTTGCTCGCCACAGCGCCGCCGGCCTTTCTGACCCTGGCGCCCGAACGAACCTTCCATGTCGCGACATTGGCAAAATGCATCTCGCCTTTCCTGCGCACGGCCTTTCTGGCGGCCCCTGATCAGCAGGCCGCCGAGCGGATCTCGGCAGCAATACGCGGCACCACCATGATGGCGCCGCCGCTGATGGCGGGCCTTGCCTGCGAGTGGTTGCGCAGCGGCCTTGCCGGTGAGATCACCGCCGCCGTGCGGACTGAGGCCAAGGCCAGGCAGGAAATCGCGCGCAACATCCTGCCCAAGGGCTTTGCGGCATCGGAGGCCAGCCTGCATCTGTGGTATCCGCTGGAGAGCCGGCTGCGCTCGGGCGAACTCGCCGACGTTGCCCGCCGTCGCGGGCTGGCCATCAGCCCCGCGGAAGAGTTTGCCGTCGGGCGGGACTTCGCCAATGGCTTCCGCTTGGCGCTGGGCGCCACCTCCAACCGCGAACGGCTGAAGGAAGGTCTTGAAAGCCTCGCTTCCATCCTTTCGGGAGTGCCGGGCTCCTCGCGACCGAAGGTCTGAAGCAGCAAACCGTGGCTTGGCGCGGCCCGTTACTCGGCCGCCGCCGGCAGCGGCGGCGTCGCGCGGCTGCGCCATTCCCAGGCTAGCGAGCCGACAGCCACCACCACCGCCACCAGCATGGCCAGGGCGCCGGCGAGCGGCAGGCTGCGATAGCCGTAGCCGGCATTGAGCATCGCAGCACCCAGCGACGCAGCGAGCGCGATGCCGACATTGAAGCCGGATGGGATCAGCGCGGAAGCGAGGTTGGAGGCATCGGCCGTCCAGGCCAGGATGCGCGTCTGGATCGGCGCGCCGATGGCGAAATTCAGACCGCCCCAGATGACGATGGCGACGATCATCGGCACCGGGTAGGGGCTCACCAGATGGATAACGCCGAGCGCCACCGCCTGCAGGGCGAGCATGACGATCAGCGAGGGCATCAGCTTCCAGTCGGCGAGCTTGCCGCCGACCAGGACGC
This region of Mesorhizobium sp. M2A.F.Ca.ET.046.03.2.1 genomic DNA includes:
- a CDS encoding DUF983 domain-containing protein, translating into MQDLAHYPPLAPWQVGIRGRCPRCGEGHLFDGFLKLAPKCEVCGLDYSFADPADGPAFFVICFACVPSVLFAVWAQVTFEPSMWFHAFVSIPIVLATCIPPLRPLKGWLVASQFYHKAEEGRLARPGE
- a CDS encoding DNA helicase; amino-acid sequence: MRLSAPVYHLKRQARLLSRRENVPLHEALDRVAAKEGFCSWSLLAAKAAEAEPGDRLLERLMPGDMVLVAARPGQGKTLMSLELAVAAMKRGSRAVFFTLEYMHADILDRFRDIGADPADFDHLFEFDNSDAISAAYIIEALRSAPPGTLAVIDYLQLLDQKRDNPELMVQIRALRSFARERELVLVFISQIDRSYDPARRPFPDIGDIRLPNPLDLSLFDKACFLNKGEIRFRAT
- a CDS encoding PLP-dependent aminotransferase family protein encodes the protein MGWLPVLEAGPRPVYLKIVDALADARSGGRLQPGDRLPPQRELARLLGVDLTTVTRAFSEARRRNLIDATAGRGTFVTPGEPEEPVLDLSMNIPPAPAGLNLPALIRTGIEALLKRSSAEALLSYHPGPGSPAERAAGSSWLAAAGDRLPVDRVVVGSGAQALLTAVVLAETREGDTILADALTYPGLIALAGTTRRKLAAVLNDSDGMLPDDLEEAVRRHGARALYLNPTLQNPTASVMPESRRRELARMADKLGLTIVEDDPYRRLLATAPPAFLTLAPERTFHVATLAKCISPFLRTAFLAAPDQQAAERISAAIRGTTMMAPPLMAGLACEWLRSGLAGEITAAVRTEAKARQEIARNILPKGFAASEASLHLWYPLESRLRSGELADVARRRGLAISPAEEFAVGRDFANGFRLALGATSNRERLKEGLESLASILSGVPGSSRPKV